The Humulus lupulus chromosome 3, drHumLupu1.1, whole genome shotgun sequence genome window below encodes:
- the LOC133821866 gene encoding uncharacterized protein LOC133821866 translates to MEDFTDELEPLFDYRRIQPLNVVSLDDDDEPNASPASPKRRKVSNSEAEKVVKNGKLVHILDSEEKENEDWLPPPPKISRNARILAENSTIKELRLKNKELVSFARSTQDVLQAIEESAKKELSKSLMLSLEAAADQPSKPCAERAKIVISIQDKDGLKQFRVYMDDKFERLFKLYADKVKLDLQTLAFCFDGDTVGPESTPESLGMEDNDLIEVHVKSIR, encoded by the exons ATG GAGGATTTTACCGATGAACTAGAGCCCTTGTTCGATTACAGGCGTATTCAACCACTCAATGTCGTATCCCTCGATGACG ATGATGAACCGAATGCTTCTCCAGCTTCTCCGAAAAGAAGGAAGGTTTCGAACTCTGAG GCTGAGAAGGTGGTGAAAAATGGGAAATTAGTTCATATACTTGACAGTGAAGAAAAGGAAAACGAGGATTGGCTACCCCCTCCACCCAAAATTTCTCGTAATGCTAGGATCCTTGCTGAAAATTCCACCATTAAAGAGTTGAG GTTAAAGAATAAAGAGCTAGTATCGTTTGCACGATCGACCCAAGATGTATTGCAAGCTATAGAGGAGTCTGCAAAGAAAGAGCTCAGTAAATCATTGATGCTTTCTTTGGAGGCTGCTGCGGATCAGCCTTCAAAACCTTGTGCTGAAAGAGCTAAAATAGTTATTTCTATCCAGGACAAAGATGGACTCAAACAATTTCGTGTATACATG GATGATAAATTCGAGCGGCTATTCAAACTATATGCCGATAAAGTTAAGCTTGACCTGCAGACCCTAGCATTTTGCTTTGATGGGGATACAGTAGGTCCAGAATCAACCCCTGAATCTCTGGGAATGGAGGATAATGACCTTATCGAAGTTCATGTTAAGTCAATCCGATGA